From the genome of Pungitius pungitius chromosome 21, fPunPun2.1, whole genome shotgun sequence, one region includes:
- the rbp3 gene encoding retinol-binding protein 3 yields the protein MSSKKGFMNAFPSFTIAACRSLCFVPWYPGSSTLESSSLISRDLATKTVPFDKEPHRRRRFWLQQPSPSDYSFFCLTKLTKMTKPIFLVAPLLILGNIAFIHAGFAPNIIVDMAKIVMDNYCSPEKLAGMQEAIEAAGSNTGVLSIPDAETLADVLSAGVQTTVSDARLRISYEPNYVPVVPPKMPPLPPDQVIAVLQTSIKLDILEGNIGYLRIDHILGEDVAEKVGPLLLDLVWNKILPTSALIFDLRYTSSGDISGIPYIVSYFTEAGTPIHIDSIYDRPSNSTTKLLSMSTLLGERYSVSKPLIVLTSKNTRGIAEDVAYCLQNLKRATIVGEKTAGGSVKVDKIKVGDTGFYVTLPTAKSVNPITGSTWEVTGVTPNVEVNAEDALATAIKIVTLLNQVPAIVEGCATLIADNYAFEDIGAHVAEKLKGLLASGEYSRVVSKDSLERKLSADLKTLSGDKSLKTTSNIPALPPMNYSPEMYIELIKVSFQTDVFENNIGYLRFDMFGDFEEVKAIAQIIVEHVWNKVVNTDALIVDLRNNIGGPTSAIAGFCSYFFDGDRQIVLDKLYDRPSGTVTELRTLPELTGTRYGSKKSLIMLTSRATAGAAEEFVYIMKKLGRAMIVGETTAGASHPPKTFRVGETDIFLSIPTVHCDTAAGPAWEGAGVAAHIPVPADAALETAMGIFKKHFAGQK from the exons ATGTCATCTAAGAAGGGGTTCATGAACGCGTTCCCTTCTTTCACAATTGCTGCTTGCAGGAGTTTGTGTTTTGTACCCTGGTACCCTGGTTCCTCAACATTGGAATCCTCGTCGCTCATCTCCAG AGACCTTGCAACCAAAACAGTGCCATTCGATAAAGAACCTCATCGGAGAAGGAGGTTTTGGCTTCAACAACCTTCACCCTCAGACTACTCATTTTTTTGTCTGACTAAActgacaaaaatgacaaaacctaTCTTCCTGGTGGCACCTCTGCTAATATTGGGAAACATTGCCTTCATCCATGCCGGGTTTGCCCCCAACATCATTGTTGATATGGCAAAAATCGTCATGGACAATTACTGCTCACCGGAGAAGCTGGCGGGGATGCAGGAGGCTATTGAGGCAGCGGGCAGCAACACAGGGGTCCTCAGCATTCCAGATGCTGAAACCTTGGCTGATGTACTCAGTGCCGGAGTTCAGACCACAGTCAGTGACGCCCGTTTGAGGATCTCCTACGAGCCAAACTACGTCCCTGTGGTTCCACCAAAGATGCCTCCCTTGCCCCCTGACCAGGTAATTGCGGTCCTGCAGACATCGATCAAGCTTGACATCCTGGAGGGAAACATCGGCTACCTAAGGATCGATCACATCCTCGGGGAGGATGTGGCTGAGAAGGTTGGTCCGCTGCTCCTGGACCTGGTCTGGAATAAAATCCTGCCAACCTCAGCGCTCATCTTTGACTTGCGCTACACCAGCAGCGGAGACATCTCCGGAATCCCCTACATTGTGTCATACTTCACAGAAGCCGGAACCCCGATCCACATCGACAGCATCTATGATCGTCCATCGAACTCCACCACTAAGCTGCTCTCTATGTCAACGCTGCTGGGGGAAAGATACAGCGTAAGCAAACCCCTCATTGTCCTCACCAGCAAAAACACCAGGGGCATTGCCGAAGATGTTGCCTACTGCCTCCAAAACCTCAAGAGGGCCACCATTGTGGGAGAGAAGACCGCTGGGGGTTCAGTGAAAGTCGACAAAATCAAAGTGGGGGACACCGGCTTCTACGTTACCTTGCCGACCGCAAAGTCCGTCAACCCCATCACTGGCTCCACCTGGGAGGTCACGGGTGTGACCCCTAACGTGGAGGTCAACGCCGAGGACGCCCTCGCTACCGCCATCAAGATCGTCACCCTCCTTAACCAAGTGCCAGCCATCGTTGAGGGATGCGCGACCCTCATCGCCGACAACTACGCCTTTGAAGATATTGGCGCTCACGTTGCCGAGAAGTTGAAGGGGCTCCTGGCGAGCGGCGAGTACAGCAGGGTGGTCTCCAAGGACAGTCTGGAGAGGAAGCTGTCAGCTGACCTGAAGACGCTGTCCGGGGACAAGAGCCTGAAGACCACCAGCAACATCCCAGCCCTGCCGCCCATG AATTATTCTCCAGAGATGTACATTGAGCTGATCAAAGTCTCCTTCCAAACTGACGTATTTGAAAACAACATTGGATACCTGCGCTTTGACATGTTTGGAGACTTCGAGGAGGTCAAGGCCATCGCCCAGATTATTGTTGAGCACGTGTGGAACAAGGTCGTGAACACGGACGCTTTGATCGTGGACCTCAG GAACAACATTGGCGGCCCAACAAGTGCCATCGCAGGCTTCTGCTCTTACTTCTTTGACGGCGACAGGCAGATTGTTCTGGACAAGCTGTACGACAGACCATCCGGGACCGTCACAGAGCTCCGGACCCTGCCTGAACTCACCG GCACGAGGTACGGCTCCAAGAAGAGCCTGATCATGCTGACCAGCCGGGCGACCGCCGGCGCCGCGGAGGAGTTTGTTTACATCATGAAGAAACTCGGCCGCGCCATGATCGTCGGAGAGACCACCGCCGGGGCGTCCCACCCGCCGAAAACCTTCCGAGTTGGCGAGACCGACATCTTCCTCAGCATCCCCACGGTCCACTGTGACACTGCCGCCGGGCCGGCCTGGGAGGGGGCCGGCGTCGCCGCTCACATACCCGTCCCCGCTGACGCCGCCCTCGAGACTGCCATGGGTATCTTCAAAAAGCACTTTGCAGGCCAGAAGTGA
- the gdf2 gene encoding growth/differentiation factor 2 has protein sequence MQRSRSFLLQFCLCLAVCAGFCTCKPLNNDLQSGGPEGRYSQLSEEDLLDEEEGDFRMQELLGTMKDGFLRKLNLSDVPQENGRICPPQFMMELYNKYASNSSANPQSDVIRSFTVQDIAVSVTTGTKSRHRLHFNVSIPNHEKITTAELQLFFFFLPRGGPGVASRSVAAAIEVYQVDRDDATPTTPMLAGKEVTGVGSAWETFDVTAAIRSWIESGHGATGFDVVVHGKDCGASGDGGGEAAGCLNLSVSVGGNTSAALIVFSDDLGSKARETKKELRAMILHEEETILHYGAEWTAGDQLQNEIPRVQQPRRQKRKAEREYCRRTSLKVNFKDIGWDSWIVAPPEYEAFECRGLCHHPLTDESTPSKHALIQTLMNIKNPAKANMACCVPIKLDSIPVMYQENGRLTIRYLYEEMKVAECGCR, from the exons ATGCAGCGCTCCAGATCCTTCCTGTTGCAGTTCTGCTTGTGCCTGGCGGTCTGCGCGGGCTTCTGCACCTGCAAACCTCTCAATAATGACCTGCAGAGCGGGGGGCCCGAGGGACGCTACTCCCAGCTGTCAGAGGAGGATCTTCTGGACGAGGAAGAAGGCGACTTCAGGATGCAGGAGCTCCTGGGAACAATGAAGGACGGCTTTCTGAGGAAGCTCAACCTGTCGGATGTTCCCCAGGAGAACGGCAGGATCTGCCCTCCTCAATTCATGATGGAGCTCTACAACAAGTACGCCTCGAACAGCTCGGCAAACCCTCAGTCTGATGTCATTCGAAGCTTCACCGTCCAAG ATATCGCTGTGTCTGTAACAACCGGAACCAAGTCAAGGCACAGGCTGCACTTCAACGTCAGCATCCCCAACCACGAGAAGATCACCACTGCTGAActgcagctcttcttcttcttcctcccacGGGGCGGACCCGGGGTCGCCTCCCGCAGCGTCGCGGCCGCCATCGAGGTCTATCAAGTAGACCGCGACGACGCCACCCCCACCACGCCAATGCTGGCTGGTAAAGAGGTGACAGGCGTCGGCAGCGCGTGGGAGACCTTCGATGTGACCGCAGCCATTCGCAGCTGGATCGAGTCGGGCCACGGGGCGACCGGGTTTGATGTTGTGGTGCACGGGAAGGACTGCGGGGCCtctggagacggaggaggagaagctgcaggctGTTTGAACCTGAGCGTGTCGGTCGGAGGGAACACTTCGGCGGCGTTGATAGTCTTCTCGGACGATTTGGGCAGCAAGGCGAGGGAAACAAAGAAGGAGTTAAGGGCAATGATCCTGCACGAAGAAGAGACCATCCTACACTACGGCGCCGAATGGACCGCGGGGGACCAGCTTCAAAACGAGATCCCGCGAGTTCAACAGCCGCGCAGGCAGAAACGAAAGGCAGAGCGGGAGTACTGCCGGCGGACCTCTCTCAAGGTCAACTTCAAGGACATCGGCTGGGACAGCTGGATCGTGGCGCCTCCAGAATACGAGGCCTTTGAGTGTCGAGGCCTGTGCCACCACCCGCTGACGGACGAATCGACCCCGTCGAAGCACGCCCTGATCCAGACGCTGATGAACATCAAGAACCCCGCCAAGGCCAACATGGCGTGCTGCGTGCCCATCAAACTGGACTCCATCCCGGTCATGTATCAGGAGAACGGACGCCTCACCATAAGATACCTTTATGAGGAGATGAAGGTGGCAGAGTGTGGCTGCAGGTAG